From one Colletotrichum destructivum chromosome 3, complete sequence genomic stretch:
- a CDS encoding Putative extracellular membrane protein, CFEM — translation MPWLIVSTCFLLATAALSQAAATNSTSPSELLANAPECAISCIVDGFMDGGCSLAKAADCVCTNTTLQAHVSQCVQTSCIYEDQVAAAQISRDLCRGYPIEDRRSSTRIPAIVLPAITIAVVLLRCISRIAVAKGMWWDDWIALVTTFFLFASGVIALINHRIGFGLHYWDIDPGKATTILQVRRPLDLLRWLVIANRSKQIFYAAQMIYVLVITGAKAALCAFYARVFSHQRFRLATNIFLTCLAIQTPLFVFLIMFQCIPIQAVWDRSIHGRCLNITAISYAGAAVTIIEDLILIAMPIPELMKLQLGLKKKLAVVFLFGFGSFAIIASIIRLKYMVMFSRSYDPTYDFFEVNLWSGIEVNTAIICGSLPALFPLLKKLPGFFKALKNTLEGTWRKIWNISTPSTGAKQTWGAGTSASEAPKEDSHTSTIVFVESPTETEVSMASSRESRKLGI, via the exons atgccgtggCTAATTGTCTCAACATGTTTCTTGTTGGCGACGGCCGCATtatcccaggcggcggccaccAACTCAACGTCGCCGTCTGAGCTACTTGCAAATGCTCCAGAATGCGCC ATCTCGTGCATAGTCGACGGGTTCATGGATGGGGGCTGTTCCTTGGCCAAAGCGGCGGACTGCGTGTGTACCAACACCACTCTTCAAGCGCATGTGTCACAATGCGTCCAGACATCCTGCATATACGAAGATCAAGTTG ccgccgcccagaTATCCCGAGACCTTTGTCGCGGATACCCGATCGAAGACCGACGAAGCTCGACTAGGATCCCCGCCATCGTACTCCCTGCCATAACCATTGCTGTGGTTCTCCTGAGGTGCATTTCGAGGATAGCGGTTGCCAAAGGGATGTGGTGGGACGACTGGATTGCGCTGGTGACCACG TTCTTTCTTTTTGCATCAGGTGTCATCGCCTTGATAA ATCATCGAATCGGTTTCGGGCTTCATTACTGGGACATCGACCCAGGCAAAGCGACGACGATCTTGCAGGTTAGGAGACCACTTGATCTGCTGCGATGGTTGGTGATTGCTAATCGCTCGAAACAGATCTTTTATGCAGCACAGATGATCTATGTTTTGGTGAT TACCGGCGCGAAGGCTGCCCTCTGCGCCTTCTATGCCCGGGTTTTCTCCCACCAGCGGTTCCGCCTCGCTACTAACATATTCCTCACATGCTTGGCGATCCAGACACCTTTGTTTGTGTTTTTGATCATGTTTCAGTGTATCCCGATTCAAGCAGTGTGGGATCGGTCGATCCACGGCCGCTGCCTCAACATAACGGCTATCAGTTACGCGGGTGCGGCTGTCACCATCATCGAAGACCTCATACTCATCGCCATGCCGATCCCAGAGCTTATGAAGCTGCAGCTAGGattgaagaagaagctggcggTCGTGTTTCTGTTTGGGTTTGGGTCATT CGCCATCATTGCAAGCATTATACGGCTGAAATACATGGTCATGTTTTCCCGTAGTTACGATCCCACCT ATGACTTTTTCGAGGTCAACCTCTGGTCCGGTATTGAGGTCAACACAGCCATCATCTGCGGCAGTCTGCCTGCGCTATTTCCGCTACTTAAAAAGCTTCCGGGATTTTTCAAGGCGCTCAAAAACACTTTGGAGGGCACCTGGAGGAAGATTTGGAATATCTCGACACCGTCAACCGGAGCAAAGCAGACGTGGGGTGCCGGTACTTCGGCGTCTGAAGCACCAAAAGAAGACAGCCATACAAGCACTATTGTCTTTGTCGAGAGCCCTACCGAGACGGAAGTCTCGATGGCATCGAGTAGAGAGTCGCGGAAATTGGGAATCTAA
- a CDS encoding Putative YbiA-like superfamily protein: MTLPRPDRPEQQHSQSEEQDDPLFFYMPDAQWGEFCQWYKSSFTVSKEEISKLVGHTVDERGPVGLITFNCAEQFMMYCKAARFRDTARQARVLATDSPKEQKRLGKETVGFTAESWDQVKSAVVEAGNIAKFGQNPHLGRKLLDTGNRLLCEAASRDRVWGIGYTAKHAMTQRKHWGENRLGKALIATRDHLREQEARQQRPWEHWEDVDES, encoded by the coding sequence ATGACTCTTCCACGCCCAGATCGTCCCGAACAACAACACTCGCAGAGCGAAGAGCAGGACGATCCGCTATTCTTCTACATGCCCGACGCGCAATGGGGCGAGTTCTGCCAGTGGTACAAGTCCAGCTTCACTGTCAGTAAAGAGGAAATATCCAAGCTTGTCGGACATACCGTGGACGAGCGGGGCCCTGTAGGGCTGATTACATTCAACTGCGCCGAACAGTTCATGATGTACTGTAAAGCTGCACGGTTCCGCGATACAGCCCGGCAGGCTCGCGTGCTTGCAACAGACAGTCCCAAGGAGCAAAAGCGGCTTGGAAAAGAAACAGTTGGGTTCACAGCGGAAAGCTGGGATCAGGTGAAGAGTGCTGTTGTTGAGGCGGGCAACATCGCAAAGTTTGGCCAAAACCCACACTTGGGACGGAAACTGCTGGATACAGGCAACCGATTGCTCTGTGAGGCCGCATCGCGCGACCGCGTCTGGGGCATCGGGTATACCGCAAAGCATGCCATGACTCAACGGAAGCATTGGGGGGAGAACCGGCTGGGCAAAGCATTGATAGCGACAAGGGACCATCTCCGAGAACAGGAGGCACGACAGCAACGCCCGTGGGAACATTGGGAGGACGTGGACGAATCTTAG
- a CDS encoding Putative sugar transporter, major facilitator superfamily, MFS transporter superfamily has product MAPWTKPESSPASNGQLPRATDERTPLLQVDEPTTPLPITQQDADAIPPNDFDILLSRSLPTSGPFLEPESTVNPLLRGPRRYSTASKNRRPSLASRSDRDAVADSAAAAYSDDDRDRDSDDAVSVSSAASTPYLNGISRSRFWFIFAEILLTYFIACFDGTIMASSHPVITSYFHASHSASWLSTAFLLTSSAFQPLLGRLSDSIGRKPPYVATMVIFTFATMWCALAQSMTSFIFARALCGLGAGGMMTLGSIIVSDLVPIENRGAYQSYINMIYGVGSALGAALGGAMADHLGWRWEFGVQVPPLILCCVIAVIAVPSDLGLAGKRETFVQALKAFDFKGSILLTTSITFFVLGLNLGGNILPWSHPVVIASLVIFGVCFPVFLYVQSYVARPIMPLYLVRRSPRMNIIFSNFFAALLSNAILFNIPLFFQAVLLTTATSSGLRLVIPSLVSSAVGTATGFLITYTRRLKWPVLTGAVALLVGTVALSSMRRGWASWVYLFCLVPSSIGQGFQFPGSFMAILVASEQREQAVVTSTLILWRSLGMVLGVASSSLVVQNALVGYLDEYVQGPDKDEVIRKVRESVESIVKLPELYREQVVMSYEAALRTTFLCCTVIAFLSVCLLVPIKLPRLGSRK; this is encoded by the exons ATGGCACCCTGGACGAAACCCGAGTCGTCGCCAGCCTCCAACGGCCAACTCCCCCGAGCAACGGATGAGCGCACGCCTCTCctccaggtcgacgagccAACGACCCCTCTGCCTATCACCCAGCAGGACGCGGACGCCATCCCGCCGAATGACTTTGACATCCTCCTGTCGCGGTCCCTCCCCACCTCGGGCCCCTTCCTTGAGCCCGAGTCGACCGTGAACCCACTCCTCCGCGGTCCCCGCCGCTACAGCACCGCCTCCAAGAACCGCCGGCCCTCGCTCGCCAGCCGCTCTGACCGCGATGCTGTCGCCgactccgccgccgctgcctaCTCCGACGACGATCGAGACcgcgactcggacgacgccgtctccgtcagcagcgccgcctcgacccCGTATCTCAATGGCatctcccgctcccgcttCTGGTTCATCTTCGCCGAGATCCTGCTGACCTACTTCATCGCCTGCTTCGACGGCACCATCATGGCTTCGTCCCACCCCGTCATCACCTCCTACTTCCACGCCTCCCACAGCGCCTCGTGGCTGTCCACCGCCTTTCTGctgacctcgtccgccttcCAGCCCTTGCTTGGCCGCCTGTCCGACAGCATCGGCCGCAAGCCGCCCTACGTCGCGACCATGGTCATCTTCACCTTCGCCACCATGTGGTGCGCCCTCGCCCAGAGCATGACGAGCTTCATCTTCGCCCGCGCCCTCTGTGGTCTCGGTGCGGGGGGCATGATGACCCTGGGCAGCATCATCGTCAGCGACCTGGTCCCGATCGA GAACCGCGGCGCGTACCAGTCGTACATCAACATGATCTATGGCGTCGGGTCCGCCCTCGGGGCCGCCCTGGGcggcgccatggccgacCACCTCGGCTGGCGCTGGGAGTTCGGCGTCCAGGTCCCGCCCCTGATCCTCTGCTGCGTCATCGCCGTTATCGCCGTCCCCagcgacctcggcctcgccggcaagcGGGAGACCTTTGTCCAGGCGCTCAAGGCCTTTGACTTCAAGGGCTCCATCCTCCTGACCACGTCAATCACCTTCTTCGTCCTTGGTCTG AACCTGGGAGGAAACATCCTGCCGT GGTCCCACCCTGTCGTGATCGCGTCGCTCGTCATCTTCGGTGTCTGCTTCCCCGTCTTCCTCTACGTCCAGTCCTACGTCGCCCGTCCCATCATGCCCCTCTACCTCGTTCGCCGGTCGCCGCGCATGAAcatcatcttctccaacttcttcgccgccctTTTGAGCAAcgccatcctcttcaacAT tcccctcttcttccaggcCGTCCTCCTGACGACGGCCACCTCCTCCGGCCTGCGCCTTGTcatcccctccctcgtctcCTCGGCGGTTGGCACCGCAACGGGTTTCCTCATCACCTACACCCGCCGCCTCAAGTGGCCTGTcctcaccggcgccgtcgctctcctcgtcggcaccgtcgccctcTCCAGCATGCGCCGCGGCTGGGCCTCGTGGGTCTACCTCTTCTGCCTGGTGCCCTCCTCCATCGGCCAGGGCTTCCAGTTCCCGGGTTCCTTCATGGCCATTCTCGTCGCCAGCGAGCAGcgcgagcaggccgtcgtcacGAGCACCCTCATCCTCTGGCGCTCGCTCGGCatggtcctcggcgtcgcgagCAGCAGCCTCGTCGTGCAGAACGCCCTCGTCGGGTATCTCGACGAGTACGTCCAGGGGCccgacaaggacgaggtCATCCGCAAGGTCAGGGAGAGCGTCGAGTCCATCGTCAAGCTGCCCGAGCTGTACCGCGAGCAGGTCGTCATGAGCtacgaggcggcgctgagGACGACTTTCTTGTGTTGCACCGTGATAGCCTTCCTGTCGGTGTGCCTATTGGTCCCCATCAAATTGCCCAGGCTCGGCTCGAGGAAGTAA